DNA from Coffea arabica cultivar ET-39 chromosome 10c, Coffea Arabica ET-39 HiFi, whole genome shotgun sequence:
aaagaaagaaaatttgttATGAAATTCTGCGCattgtttggaagaaaatttgtTATGTATTAGTCTTGGAAAATCTTCTTGGTGAACGAATTAATTTACTCATTTTTTACATGAGACATGAATGAAAATTTTGTCTACATTTGGTCTAGAGAGACTCATGCATTGGGTATTTTTCTTCCTCAAGTGGTAGATTCTAAAAATTGACGCACAAGTGTTTTTTGCACATTGTTTATAATGGTTCAAGTTGTCCACGAAATAAAAATCCCACAAAAATAGATTCGCATGATTTGATTTGGACATTTTGAAAATGGGGGACCGAAATAATGCTGATTACTAAAGTTTAGCGACTAATGAAAATGCACCAAACGACAATAATAGAAGGCGTatggaattggaaaaaaaaaaaaaacacaattgtgaattttatgctAACCTCTTACTTGATTTTGGACGAAATGGTGATTTGATGACCTCCATTGGATTTACGGAAAGCCATAAAGGGTTCGACCTACACATTTGAGTGGATAAGTATTAGCTTACAACTCTATATAACTTTACCATAAATCTACCTCTCAATCGTCAACGTGGCAATATGGTAACGTTAAAAAATCCCTTCTGATCTTTAAATCAGAACGGATGTTCAATGGATACTCATTAACACACTTAAATTTTATCTAATCTATCATGTATATACacacaataataattactattcTCACTTTCATTTAAatacttttcttaattaatcctttgtatttatatactttctctaattaatcttacttTCTCTAACTAATTAACATTTGAAGCACATCTCAAGCGAGTAAATTCCCAAAAAGaggtattttttaatttaacttCCCAAAGGGTGGTGATTTTTTAGCTTCTTCCCAAAGGATGAAAAACGTATCCAAGAAATGCGTTTTTTCACATAAAAACGCATTCTTCAAATGCGTAAAAACGCATTCTTCAAATGCgttattttaacaaaaaaataaaccaAGTAGGTGAAAAAAAATAACGCATTTGAAGAATGCGTTTTTATGTGAAAAAACGCATTTCTTGGATACGTTTTTCATCCTTTGGGAAGAAGTTAAAAAATCACCACCCTTTGAGAAGTTAAATTAAAAAGTCCCTCTTTTTGGGAATTTACTCCAAGCTTAAGCGAGTAGGTGCACAGTTAGACTGAATCTTAAAAGAAAATTTGGTGAGGTATACTACAATAAACATTCCAATAATTAAAAGCATATCATTCACTGAATAATTGAATTTACTGAAAAGGGTCAAAACTGTATTTATATTCAGCAAGTCTAGTTCCCACTTCCCAGAAGGGCAGGACAGATGATGAATAGCCAGATTTAATTTAAAGTTTTAAACACTCCAAATACCTGTAGTGGCCTAGCTAACTTCACAAATGGCTCAAGAACAGCAGCTTGAAGTTGTCAATAATGGAAGGACAGAAAGGACAGGGTGGTTACTAAATTCCCCTGATCCCCCTggttttttccatgaaattttcaGTTCAATAAGGAGGACGATCTTGCCTCATGGAACCAAAAATCATTCCTCATTGCCCAAGAAGTCTTCTGCAAGTAAAGCATTCTCATTCCTTCAAGGCTTATTTCCTATTCTTGAATGGGGAAGAAACTACAGAGCTACCAAGTTCAAGAGAGATTTGATGGCTGGCTTAACTCTTGCCAGCCTCTGCATTCCTCAAGTAACTAAGCTATTGAATAACTTatgatcttttcttttccatattCTTCATTGGATTTCTGCGAAAATGAAGCGATTTTCGTGCTGTCTCACTAAGTCTCAATGTGAATCCTGCCAGAGTATTGGATATGCAAATCTTGCGAAACTTGATCCTCAATACGGCCTATGTAAGTGCTGATATACTATGCTGTCGGAGTTCTTTACCTGTTATCTTTCAATCAGTTTTATGAAGCACGATTGCAAGGATTGCTAATAGTCCTTCTGGGGCTTCCACAGATACAAGTGTTGTCCCACCTTTCATATATGCATTCATGGGGAGTTCACGAGAGATTGCTATTGGTCCTGTAGCAGTTGTTTCATTGCTTTTGTCGTCACTGATCCAGAAAGTAGTGGATCCTGCAGTTGATCCTGTTGGCTACAGAAGACTTGTATTTACTGCAACTTTTTTCACTGGTGCCTTTCAAGCAGTTTTTGGATTATTCAGGTGGTCTTTCTTCAGAAGTGGgtgtttcttctctttattctgCAAATCTAATATTGTTGAGTAGATATGAAGATTAAGCATAATTTTACACTTGTACAACTGCAGATTGGGCTTTCTGGTTGATTTTCTGTCACATGCAACAGTAGTCGGATTCATGGGAGGTGCTGCAATTGTGATTGGTCTCCAGCAACTCAAAGGGTTACTGGGAATCAGCCATTTTACCACAAAAACAGATGTAATCTCTGTCTTGAAAGCTGTATTTAATTCACTTCGCCATCAGGTAAGTCTTTCGCTTTTGGGCTCTGATGATGCTCCCTTTAACACCTTTTTCAATTCTAATGATCTTTAAATTCATGCATTTACTGAATAATTACCATATAATTCTTTTGATTGATCAGAAAAATTTGACAGCCTTTACATCATTGTTCTGTCATGACAGTGGTATCCCCTGAATTTTGTCCTGGGATGCTCATTCCTTATCTTCATCTTGATTACAAGATTTATTGTAAGCAGTGATTACAGTTCATTTTtaactttcttcttttttttttttttctttctagcacagagaatttcaaattttatacaTTTGTCCATTCATTGGTTCCAATTATATTGCAGGGAAGAAGGAACAGAAAACTTTTCTGGTTACCAGCAATAGCCCCTCTTGTATCAGTTATATTATCAACCTTGTTCGTGTACCTGACTAAAGCTGATAAGCATGGCATTAACATTGTGAAGCACTTCAAAGGTGGATTGAATCCAAGTTCAGTCCATGAATTACAGTTTAACAGCACACATGTTGCTGAGGCAGCAAAAATTGGAATAATCTGCGCCGTTATTGCTCTCACCGTATGAATTTCCTATccaattttgataaattatTAATAATAATCCTTCGTAAAATctacaattttaaaaaaaatatcctCAATTGTTAATCGAATATGTCAAAATTTGCCTCAGGAAGCCATTGCTGTTGGCAGATCTTTTGCTTCCGTCAAAGGATATCACCTGGATGGTAACAAGGAGATGGTAGCCATGGGGTTCATGAATATTATAGGGTCTCTAACTTCATGCTACGTAGCAACTGGTAAGCCAATTTGTTTATACCAATCTGATATTGGTCAAATTTTGTTACCTCTCAATTATCTTAACATGTTTAATGTCCAATCTTTCGAAATCATCCTCATGTAATCTTTCTTGTTTATTTTCCAGAATCGATGCTTTATCTGTTACAATCGTACTATTTGAGAAAAAACACAGAGAATCGAAAGTGCTAAAATTGAAGTACACACTAAACTAAAACGGGTAACAACATCACATGTACCCAAAAAACGGGTAATAACATGACCGCTTTCGATCCTTAGCTCCGATATGAAACCCCTTTATCGAGACTCACTTTTCAAACCCTGACACGTATAATAAGTTGTGTTGTAAGAATTGATCTAATTAACCTCACATGACACACGTGTCAAGATTTGAAAAGTGAAACTCAATAAGAAAGCTCTATAATGGGATTGAGGATTAAACATGTAACATGACAAGAACCTAAACACGAAAATCGCATAGAAAGtgagaaacaaaatgaaaaaaaaaaaaatccataacTACAATGTTTACCATGGATGATTTTATTCGACAGCAGTATGCTAATTGATCAAGATTATTGATTTCTGGGACGTATGAGGACAGGTTCATTCTCAAGGACTGCTGTAAATTTCAGTGCTGGATGTGAAACGGTGGTGTCAAACATAGTGATGGCTACTACAGTTCTTGTATCTTTGTTATTATTCACCAAGCTGCTGTACTACACTCCACTTGCAATCCTGGCATCAATAATTTTGTCAGCCTTGCCCGGACTCATCGACATCAATGAGGCCTACAATATATGGAAGGTGGACAAGCTGGATTTTATCGTTTGCGTCGGTGCCTTTTTGGGCGTCTTATTCCGCTCCGTCGAAACTGGACTTCTTGTTGCGGTAATGTGTATTTCGTATATCATGaactgattttttttccttttcacggTTTATCTAACGGATTTAGGTGTTATATTTCTGAAAATATAtgattaattaagaaaaataaataaatacaaggaaGGATACGTaatattaaatatgaaaaatatataaatataagacAGTTTATAGGTGCATGCTTCTGTGATGAGTCCAGACTCCAGCCCGTTAGATCTGCTCGTTTGGATagtaattttttgaaatttttgtaaaaacatATATAGTAGCGATTTGATGTGTATGAGGTATTaagaatattaaaaaatattgtCAGAACCAACgtaataatttttctttgaaaaactgTAATCCAAACATGGCAAGTTACTAGTTTTCGTTTTCGTTTGGACAATTATTTTTAGAggtggatttttaaaaatactgaaaaatgtgttttgaatatttttagaaaatatgcAGTTTAAAAACACTCTATCTAACCTTAATAGATTGATTTGCACTTATGCACTCattgtattttttcttttaaatttagATACACTCTTAGCTATGTTTCACTCCTCGGAACTTTAATTATTAAAAGTCTGTTAAACTTACAAAATTTGCCCTAGCAAAGCTTTGCACGAATATACTTCCAGGCTCTCATTTATCTTGATGTAAATTTTGCTGCCCCAAAGTATATAGGATACTCAcgctttagttttttttattttttttttgcataagtATGTACTCTTACTGTCTTACATAAATAATTCTATGATGCACAATAAGAATTATTGTCATATGATGATTAATCTTCCATTGCAGGTTGTTATCTCTTTTGTCAAGGTAATTGTAAGTTCAATTCGACCAAGTACAGAAGTACTAGGAAGGGTTCCAGGGACAAGTACCTTCTCCAATGTCATCCAATATCCAATGGCAACAAAAATTCCTGGCCTGCTTATAATCCGAATTAATTCCGGATCACTTTGTTTTGCAAACGCAAATTCCATTAGAGAAAGGTACAATTTCTGCTTGAATTACAAGAAAACCTACTCTTCcctctctcccccccccccccccccccaaaaaaaaaacatatgtgTTAAACAGGGTTCTAATTCCAATTAATGAAACCCAAGAATTTTGCTTAGGATTTTGAGGTTACTAGGGGACGAAAATGAAGAGAATAGCAAGGACAACATTCGTGTACTTGTCCTTGACATCTCGAGTAAGTGCTTTCAACTCTAATTATTGAATATGGCATTATCCAATCTTCACACCAAACTAACTTCTAAGTAAATCTTTGTTTTAACAGATGTTATGGGCATTGACACTTCAGCTATCATTGCCTTAGAAGAACTGCACAGGGAATTGGTTTCACGGGGCATAGAAGTAAAGCTTTGATTCTTATACAGTAATCAAAGACTCTGATGTTTTTCAGTCATTCTACAGctctaattttatttatttgtcaaACTGCAGCTGGCTTTTGCAAGTCCAAagtggcaagtgatgtccaaaCTAAAGTTGGCCAAATTTGTAGATAAAGTTGGAAGAGGGAGATTTTTTCTCAATGTTGAAGATGCCGTTGATGTTTTCTTTGATCCCAACATGTCTGCCTCTGCCGTCCACAACTGTTAATGGCTCTTCTGCTTTTTCACAGCATGAAGTTTCAGATTAGTGATCAGTGACCGCAAGAACAAAATATAGATGAATTCAGGCTCCATTTAGTTTATTCCATGCTTGAAATGTACAACACAAAAAGAGGCCGATTCTGCAGCCACTTGTCCACAAAATCCATTAGTATGTGTTTAATTTGATTTATTGACCAAAACAAATGCTTAATCCGATTTCATTTGGAGCCACCAAATAGGGGATGCCCTGTTGAAAAGTTCAACACAAGTTTCTTCACGGTGCACATCTCTATTAATAACTCCGGTAAGTCCTAAAACATGTCTAATATTTTCCCAAGTTGAAAGAAGAATCAAACTACTTCATACTCACACGAATAGAATTCGACTGATAGGATTTCGTTCAAATTTGATTGGCCGGCTAATTAAACCAAAGTTAAAAAACAATTTATGATtgataaactttcaaattcgaCTCGATTAGCATATAAGTGAAATTTATATGTAAAAAATGTAAACTGTTTGAACTCGGCTCGATTCAGTTTGATAAAAAGTTCATTAAAGCTCAACTTGAAAAGTAAACAAATTAagtttgaacaaaatttcaaactcatCAAAACAATCAACAAAATTTAACATTAGAGTGTTTGACTTATTTAGACTCGTTTACACTCCTATTCCTCTCCTATATTCACATGCAATGCCTATTTCTTTGAGTCTATTTAATGGGCACTCGTTAACATATATTTCAGATATCATagttttgaaaatataaaattaattagaaaaagtaaataaacgtAAGGGAGGATAAATAAGATTAAATAGGAAAAACATATAAATATGAGAAATGcaaaaaaatcataataattgttagtatgtgtAGTATGTGTATATACATGATAAGTTAGGTGAATTttagtatgtgtgtgtatgaTAACTTAGGTGAATATTGGATGTATTAATAAGTGCGCATCGAGCACCCGCTAGAAAAACGTCAAGCGACATAGCGGATGCACCTGTGAAAGCGTGCGACGTATTTCCAACTTCACCTGAAGCTATGGGAAAAGCGCGTTCGAGAATAGCGTTGTGCAGACAGCTGACTCATCATCCATCGTGGACTTGTACATCTGCTTTGCTTAAAACGTCGTAGTTATGTCGTCTTTTCTCGTGCACGGTGCAACTACTGAAAGTTGAGGTAACCTGTTCGACGACGCTCGGTcgcaaagaagaaagaactcTCCGGACTTCCGGCTACGTTTTCTCGACTCTGACCCTAATCAGCAACCATGGGAGCGGAAGAAGAACGAGAAGCACCGAATCGGAACCCAGTTAACACTGACCCAAAACCTAATCGCATAACTCAAGCTCAATTCCTCTCCTGGAAAAGCCAAAAGGTCTTTCCTAATATcctttttttcaattaatttattggTTATTCATTTTTTGTTACTTGTTTCTTTTCCCTATTTGATTTAGGGAATGTTTATGTGATGAGTATTGTACAAAATTTGAGCTTTAAttaattttctagttttgtttATCCTTTTATGGCTTCATTAATTAAATGACATTCAATTAAGTTTCATGACGTATTATCCATGACTGGTAATATTGTTTTATTTTCGCATAAAAGAATAATCTTGCTGGTATTTCTAGCTTATTAGTTATGGCAAGTTTATGATTTGACCAAGGGGGATGGAGTAAGGAAGAGTAGTTTTTTAGCTGAATAATTACCATACACTTATGAGCGTTTGTATTCTTGTTTTTTACTCTTCGTAATTGAAATTCTTTATCGAAATAAGTAACTGAAGCATTGACACTACATGGGGTCAGCCATTGAAATCCTGTAGTATAACGCAATTTCGTTGAAAAGTTAACATGGGAAACAGGTGGATTCTGGAAAGAAGAGGAAtgggtagagagagagagagaggcaggACATTGAGGTAGGAAATGAAAAGCTGATAAACttgaatcaaaagaaaattttgcaatttatACAGTGtaggttcttttttctttgtgcCGAGTAGTACACAGCGCATTCtgtaatttcatcaatttatcTTTAATGACTCAGTTCGTAATTGTTACATTTCCAGGAAATGGATTACCTTTGCCTGTTTGGCCTTTTGATTGTAAATGCAAAGCCATGACATCATTATCTCTTATTTTTTATCAAGACTTGTTAATGGGCTAATTCAAGAACTATAAACTGCCATATGTCTTAGCTGCTACTTCTTACTTTCATCAGTTTTGTCTTCTTGTTTCTTTATGCATATTGGCTTGGTTTGGAGTTATCTGATTCTCTCCTCTTTTTTAGTTCTTATGGGGGAAGTGCAGATTGGGAAGGGAGGGAAGTGGAAGGGGGAATGGTCTCTGTTGTAACAAGCTACTACCTATTTGTTGCGAATGTTTTTGTGGATTTACTATGTTCCACAAATAAATTTTACATACTTGGAATGTTTTTGCATGGGAAccttttttgtcttttcttttcttttttttcccctttcggTTTTTAGGTTTACTAAAGGCCTGCATTTCTTCTTGGTGCTTTCTTGATGTTCCTTGATGTACGTGTATCACCGTAAGTTTACAAACGCTAGATGGTATATTAAGCCCTTTTTGGAGTTAAAGCAGAAGGTGAAACTTACAACAGAGACATATGCAGCTGTCACTAATTTTCTTGCCAATAATTTTTCTTCACGGAGCTTAGAGGAGATCAGACTTGTTTTACCTCTTTGCTGGAGTTGTATAGTGGTATTTATGACATTATTGCTTGAAGGGTAATAGCTTTTGTCAGTTTAGAGGAAACATTTAGCAATAACTCATTTACTTTGTCTTGTAGGATGCTATTGCATCAGCTAGAAAAGCTGAAGCAGAAAGGAAGCGTTGCGAGGATGTAGCAGCAGGATTGGTGCAAATGAATGGCCGTGAGCTTTTTCAAAATGAACCTTGGGTGTTTGATAATTCTCGTTACTAAGTTCAATTTTACTGTGCTTACAAAAAGTAGTATAAAAAAGAAGACAGTTCAATCTCTATGAGGAAGCATTATGTTTGAAATTTGTTACTTCACCGATACATTTGTAGTTAAGGTTACAAGCAAGTTCCTGATCAGACAGAGCACATGGAAGTCAAGGTTTGAAGTTGGTTCCGAATTAGACAGAGCGCGCTTGGTGTGCTTCTTTATACCGTGTAGAAAATGTTTCAGCTATAAAGAAGGGAGATATAACAAGAAGTTTTTTATTATTCGAATCTATTGAGGAATTGGAAAATATTTCCCCTGAATGCTCAAGAAATCCATTGGACAGGTCTTTAGAAATTCTTTTCCAACATATTTACTTCATAGATTCACATCCAACAAAATATTTAATTATCAGGTCATTTCCTTGTCATACATCTTTTTGTAAGTAAGTTTTTGAATGCATCGTTTGAATGTCAAATGGGTTGGCTACGTCGACGGGATATGCGATGATAGCTGGAAGCGAGAGGTGGTGGAGGAGGAAGAGAGGAGAAGGGAACGAGACTGGAGACAAAGCTGAAGCCGACCAAAGTTTCTCGGACATGCTGAAAAGGATGAAAAGCCCATCAATCAACCTAGGGGTGGTATCAAGGCGAGTCGAGTTTGAGTTTAAGTAGTACTATGTTTGAACTTGAACTCGATCCCTATTGATGCTACTTGAGCTCCAACATAATAGAAATTAAGGTTGAACTTGACTTGTTTGAATTCGAGTAAACTGCAAACCTTATTAAGTTCAAACTACTCGAATTCGAGCACGAGTTTTGAGTCCAAGTTGagtgatttttctctttttttctttttaattttttatattttaaatttatcaGATTACTTCTTTGCCATCCATTACTTTTTTTTACTGAACATTAATtcatgtaaatttattaaaataagaACTCATAACAGTCATTCTATAATTagaatatataatatataaataatgtAAATACTCGATTAAGCTTGTCGAGAACTCGAGTAGCTACTTCTGATGTTCGAACTCGATTCGTTACACGGGATGAGTAGCTCGAGTTTGAGTTCGAACTCGATCAAATTGAATTCAAACCAAACTTTTGATCAAGCCGCTTGCAAATTACTTGCGATCGGCTTGGCTTGCCCATGCCCCTAAGCCAACCTGTCTCCTGAGTTATTCACCCACAAGGGTAAAATAGGAATGCGAGGGCAAATCAGGCAAGAAAAAACCAACTGGGATACACCTCACTGACGGCAGTCCAACCTGACCTAGTATTGTTCACGTGCCAGCACAAACAATTATTTGCTGAAATTACAAACCTACGCACTCAGAATACTTGCCAAATGACCTAAATGCCCACACAATTAAGGGGACGAAACCAATTCCAAATGCATACAGCTCCCGCTCAATCCAAGTGAGAGCACTCCCTCTTTTATGGTAGTTTAGATTTACTGGAAGTAATCCAATGTTTATCGGAAGTTTGGAAATTAGTTtaaacttttgaatttttacTAAAGTAGAGATTTTGCAATTTGAAAGAGTTACTTTAAAGTTACCATGTTGAGCAGAGACTTTAAAGTCTCCATTTGAAAGGGTGACTTTAGATGTCACCATTTAAGCGGCTTTAGATTAAACAGTTTAGAGATAAATGAtgtctaaaaataaataacctaAAGTTGTCCTCTCAAAGGACAACTTCAAAGTCACAATTTGAATGTTTGCACTCCTCATTTCAAAAGACAAAAATCTCTACTTTAGGAAGGATTCAAGATGTGGGCCACTTTGGGATTTTTCAATAAAAGTCGGATATTTGAGGCAAACAACCCTTCAATGGTTCATTAAAACGAATGATTCTATTTTTCCCTCCTCAATTATTGAGTCTCCTAAATAAGTACTCAGGATATTGAGTCTCCCAGATAGGCACTCAGGACATCCTGCTTTGGTCTATCCATATATAGACTTAATTAATTGCAAATATTTGAGCATATCTATCACTAATTGGCTTTTGTCCAGACTCGTCAACTAATAGACGGAAGTATGCTGAACAGCACTAAACACCTAAAAGCGTAATAATAGTTGACTGAAGGATGCTGAATGCCACTGAAAATCTAAAGGTATAAGCGTAACATTAGTTGGAGGTTTGCATGAAAAGTCGTCGAATTACAAGAGAATAATTCACTCACACATCTCAGTGTGAGATAAAACAATGCCCAAAAACAAATTCAATATCCCATAGataatacaaaataaaatcCACTAGGTACAGTCATGCAATATGCAATTACTAGCCAAAACTTGGTTGAagtacttaattttttttttaaaaaaatcaataatgTACTTAATATAAAAATATAGAATCAGATACTTGCTACGGCTAATAATGCATAAGCTTGAATAAATCTGAGGCAATCAGAACTCAGAAGTTAAGCCGTTCATAGACTAGCCTGATGTGCAGTGACTATCTTTGACTATAAAAAATTTAGTATCAATAGCcagcaaatatatatatatatatatatatatatatatatatatacacacacacacaccacaGTCTAAACTACAAGCTCTCATGTTGCTGAACAACATGATTTCTATGCAAAATCTGGCCAATTATCGAACTCTTTGCACATCATAAATCCACCCCTCTAAAACTTGACGAATATTTTTTCCTCATTAAGGGAGGACGAGTTTTTTTGTATATTTCTATGGAACTTGAAAAACAAACCAAGGTAGCATTAGGAGGATACATTATTTTACACATCAAAGAGGCAAATAAGATGCAGACATGGAGCAAATCTTCAGAGAAACTAGGGAGCTCCACCAAGAGAGCAATTCTATCCAAGAGCGACTATTCAAGCAGGATATAATGTACTGAATCGAGCTTATGCCTTCAGAATGTAAACATGTTTATAGCATTGTTGATTCCTTATGTTAGTTATCCAAAAATTGTGCTGCTcatttttttcttgaacttcaTTTAGTGCTCCAATAAAAGGTATCATTCTATCATGGAAACGAAAAAAGATCCAGTAGCTCAAGTGAATCTATGAATAAACAACTGAAGAAGTTATGTCGACTGATGGAACTCAAAAGGTAGTGGCGGATATTGAAGTGAAGTTCACAATCATGGCTTCCCCAGTACGAGTTGAACTTGATGCTATGGAGAAGGAAAATGATTTACTTGAAAGGACCTTTCAAATTAGTTGAGCAAAGAACTTTAAATAGATTCATGTATTATCAAAATAAGATCAGTGGTTTATCATTTCATTCTAGAATATGAACTCTGTGCATAAGTGAGAGCAAATTTCTACTTCGACTAACATTATATGGAGTCTGAATAGGGTTGGGTTGTTAAATCTATGCATGGTTTTGAACTTCAAACAAGCACCAGACGATAAGTACATAGAATCAAGTAGACAGAAAAATTGTTGTTGTCTGGTTGTTCTCTTGAAATCTGGtgtttttacaaaataaatgagtGTGATTTGGAATATCTATAACGATTGGTTACACTGAATAATTTCCTATTTTACAATGTTGTAGATCGTATGTTGGACATTCAAACCATTTGAATAAAGACCAATAAGGCAGCAACTATTCCTTGTTTCAGGGTTCATTCAAGAACTTGTAACTATTTGTAGATACCGAACTAAATAatgttaaattttaaaaaactaaatcaatctttttttttttcattaatcATACTTCTGTAGCTTTTTgagtaatgcaaatgaaaggttttAAACAATGTCTGCTTTCACTTAATTTTCATGTATAGCTGATAATTTTTATGCTATTGTTGTACTACTTATtaccaaaaatcaaaataataaaaattagaaAGCAGGgaccatgattttttttttcttttgtacttAACAGATTGTCTCGCAAAAATTAATATGAGAAGCGAAACCCATATTTGCTTTCGACCACTCAACAATCCATGTTTGCACGTTCAACTAGATCAAACTTGTTGGGATCTTTTTATCAAGCATTCATTTGCCTCGATATTTTcatgttattttttatttgtagtTGTAACAAGCACTACTAAATAAAGAGGATCAAGAGTTCTGGTTCCCATAATATTTTGCAGGACAATATCATAAGTGCTGAAGTTTAAGTTATAATCCTCCTTTTCTATTTTATATCATCCTAAACACCCCCACGATCTTCAAGTGAGGAGCCACAACAACTCTGTATATAGTGATCAGGTATTTTAGTTGGGTTGACCCATCTCATAATGAAAATTCTTCTCTAGTATTGGTTGGCGAAATCAAAATTCTTTATAATTATGACACGGTTCAAAGGTAAAAATCCTTGgtttttcattaattttatcATCATAAAAGTAGACCA
Protein-coding regions in this window:
- the LOC113714900 gene encoding low affinity sulfate transporter 3 isoform X2, with protein sequence MAQEQQLEVVNNGRTERTGWLLNSPDPPGFFHEIFSSIRRTILPHGTKNHSSLPKKSSASKAFSFLQGLFPILEWGRNYRATKFKRDLMAGLTLASLCIPQSIGYANLAKLDPQYGLYTSVVPPFIYAFMGSSREIAIGPVAVVSLLLSSLIQKVVDPAVDPVGYRRLVFTATFFTGAFQAVFGLFRLGFLVDFLSHATVVGFMGGAAIVIGLQQLKGLLGISHFTTKTDVISVLKAVFNSLRHQWYPLNFVLGCSFLIFILITRFIGRRNRKLFWLPAIAPLVSVILSTLFVYLTKADKHGINIVKHFKGGLNPSSVHELQFNSTHVAEAAKIGIICAVIALTEAIAVGRSFASVKGYHLDGNKEMVAMGFMNIIGSLTSCYVATGSFSRTAVNFSAGCETVVSNIVMATTVLVSLLLFTKLLYYTPLAILASIILSALPGLIDINEAYNIWKVDKLDFIVCVGAFLGVLFRSVETGLLVAVVISFVKVIVSSIRPSTEVLGRVPGTSTFSNVIQYPMATKIPGLLIIRINSGSLCFANANSIRERILRLLGDENEENSKDNIRVLVLDISNVMGIDTSAIIALEELHRELVSRGIELAFASPKWQVMSKLKLAKFVDKVGRGRFFLNVEDAVDVFFDPNMSASAVHNC
- the LOC113713273 gene encoding uncharacterized protein; protein product: MGAEEEREAPNRNPVNTDPKPNRITQAQFLSWKSQKDAIASARKAEAERKRCEDVAAGLVQMNGRELFQNEPWVFDNSRY
- the LOC113714900 gene encoding low affinity sulfate transporter 3 isoform X1 — translated: MAQEQQLEVVNNGRTERTGWLLNSPDPPGFFHEIFSSIRRTILPHGTKNHSSLPKKSSASKAFSFLQGLFPILEWGRNYRATKFKRDLMAGLTLASLCIPQSIGYANLAKLDPQYGLYTSVVPPFIYAFMGSSREIAIGPVAVVSLLLSSLIQKVVDPAVDPVGYRRLVFTATFFTGAFQAVFGLFRLGFLVDFLSHATVVGFMGGAAIVIGLQQLKGLLGISHFTTKTDVISVLKAVFNSLRHQWYPLNFVLGCSFLIFILITRFIGRRNRKLFWLPAIAPLVSVILSTLFVYLTKADKHGINIVKHFKGGLNPSSVHELQFNSTHVAEAAKIGIICAVIALTEAIAVGRSFASVKGYHLDGNKEMVAMGFMNIIGSLTSCYVATGSFSRTAVNFSAGCETVVSNIVMATTVLVSLLLFTKLLYYTPLAILASIILSALPGLIDINEAYNIWKVDKLDFIVCVGAFLGVLFRSVETGLLVAVVISFVKVIVSSIRPSTEVLGRVPGTSTFSNVIQYPMATKIPGLLIIRINSGSLCFANANSIRERILLRILRLLGDENEENSKDNIRVLVLDISNVMGIDTSAIIALEELHRELVSRGIELAFASPKWQVMSKLKLAKFVDKVGRGRFFLNVEDAVDVFFDPNMSASAVHNC